A segment of the Corylus avellana chromosome ca2, CavTom2PMs-1.0 genome:
aaaaaacactctttcttgctctctctttttctctctattgttggctcaccaaagcaaatattactttgatttttgctCTTCTCAGTGCTGCATAGCACTTGTCTTTAAATAGGAGCACATAGTCGGTGCTTTTTTCCTACTAAAAGTCCAACAAGGAAACCCACTTTCGTGTAGGACAAAGAATTGAGTTTAGAATTGTGTCATACtctccaattaaatgtttaaattctaacaaacaatattttcaatatttcataaccataatatccaaattacaagaccacttagattaggaattgagcttagagtaCTAACCTCAAAAAGTGCGACCTGCATTGAGTTATTTTGCACTTCATTAATTAACATGATATTCTCATAAGTGACACACAATCTAGGATTAAATCCcaataaactttgtgcattttttcttttgaaatagtcaagtattgtatttgactttctcattatctacaaataaatttacatgatcattttgggtctttagaaaataaagaaaaaatatgtgtaggttaacaatgaacaaactcacatgaataacataatcatcacatagaCTCTTTAAGTTAAACATTACactttaaccctataattattattctcttcctaTTCCATTGATCTAGCAACTTAccccaaatttataatactcatattcacatacaataatcaatatgattataatatgacatattagaacctaaaccccatGGGCATCAATTTCCATTGAACTCATAAAAGTCTAGGGTTAATTAACGCTTTAATTGTAATTAACACATCCAAAGCAATCCTAGTATTCACATACTAAAAGCtctaatttaattcatactatacaaattagggtttatgtccatactatAAACAGTAGtgaaattaaagttttaaacccattaatctaacaacccggatcttaaatcatgcatagaaatccactacacacaaaagcccctagttaattttaggaatttagcttcttactaaaattccCCCAAATTCGGACCTaatcaaaaatttcataaattattatgatttcaaacttgaaattcaatgggtagaacaaaaactcaaagaaaaactagagatttctcaatggcattagttataaaaacccatcaaaataaaacctataaaaaattctcatacggCCATACCAAATCAAGAACCAGAAATCCTCATAGAGaaaagatccaagatttacatacatacataaagaaaataataacaacaaaaaacacataaatttccAAGTAGTAATAGGaatttccaagtttccaagCCGACCACCAATCaatgaaggggaaaaaaaagaaaatgaacttttcagattcttaaccaaatttccaagccaaacaatagaaaaattaaccaaaagaaaaccccAGGATTAAACTAAGAAGTAAGAACCAACAAGTGGAGGAGAGTTGGGGGGACTGGGacctatcaatttattttggggggggaccagtataatttttttttttttacctcctTAAAATGTGCAGGAAGTGGGGAAGGACCATGGACCAGCTGGTCCCACCTCCCTTAGTCTACGTGTAGATCGTACAAACGTGTATTAATGATAGAAACTTTTTGAAAGCTAACTATAGCAATTTGAATAATCGGTAATATCTTTTTTGTGGAAGTGGGGGGGGGGACCATTGCCCCagccggtccccccctccctccatcTCTGCTTACCACTTATCTTTCGAAACACCTTCCAACTCTTAGTATTTCAAGACTCGAGTTCCTTATGTAGGTATCAATCTTTTGGTTTGTGTGTGGATGTGGTTGATATGCATGTCAATTTTAGTCATCCAATTATTCATTATTGTTTCGAGAGGAGTGGTTGCACTTACTCACTTCGTTGCACCTATTTCCTCACACCTATAGATGGTTTTTAAAACCactattgaaataaaatatagagTTAAATACTTATTTACTCCCTAGAGttttacaactttattttttgattccTAGGAttcacttttaatttattacttattaaaaaaatatatatattattacgtTGCAAGGGTGTGAATCCAgtcatatttgatgatttggcaaTTAGAACACATATCGAAATGTAATTGGTCTCCAAGTCAATGAcgtggatttccgttaagtcTACTAACGGCAAATGGATAGAAGGACCATCTcggtctttaggcaaaccacagggacctggtCCTGTGATCAAAAGTAAACTaggggtcaaaaaataaagttgtgaaaccccatgggtgaataaggtatttaaccctaaatctaataaaaatctatctcatattcaatggtagttttaaaagccacatataGGTGTGAAAAAATTGGTATAATTAAGCAAGTATGAGTAAGTGTATCATTATTCTATTGTATTATAATCAACTCAAATTCATTTATATAACTAAGGAGGCATTGCTAGATTGTTATTGTAGGCATATATATCATTTGAGTGTACCAGTTTATTTTGGGGTAGGGATGGGTTAGGGTTATCTAAGAAGGTATCACTAGCTAGGTAGCACTTAAAATgcatttcttttgatttaaaatgGTTTCCGAGGAAAAAGGGGAAAATCACTAATTTTCTATTGTTTGTTTGGGACCTTTGAAATTGTAGTGAAAATCTTTTTCATTGCTTGGTTGATACAAAAAGATTTTCTAGCAATGATCGGAATTTAAACTGATGCATCGTATTCCACCCCTCAGGACTTGGGATGTTTGGCCCATTGAAATCAAGTGCTATGGTTTTATACAATtccaatttttcctcttttatttaatgaattatTCGAAGACTAAATGTTTGCAATACAAAAAGATTTTCTAGCAATGATCGAAATTAAACTGATGCATCGTATTCCATCCTATCCATTGAAATCAAGTGCTATGGTTTTATACAATtccaatttttcctcttttatttaatgaattatTCGAAGACTAAATGTATGTAATTGCAAACATGGCAGGTAATTTATAGTCTTaatttcagagaaaaaaaaaaaaaaaaaaaactaatgtttttTCTTATCATGAGATCTTTCTAAAACGgtaatatcttctttttttttttttttttttaagcaataaagggaattcactaaaaaaaaaaaaaaaattaaaaatagtgaCTTTTGGAAGATGACATTCTAAGTCCAAAAAATGTCACTATTGATGTAGTGACGTTTGCATAGCGATATTTGGCAAAAGACTCTAAACATAGTGACTTGATACAATAATAGTAACGTTTGTACAGTAAAAACGCCATTACAATGTGACATTTGTTCAAGCGAGCATCACCATTTTTGGAATGTGACACTTGCACTATTTAAGCGTCACtactcttttattaaaaaaatatgtatgtatcaaaaacaatttataatactaaaaaaattattaaaaaaatcaaattaattaaaataaaaaataaaataaaaaaataaaaaaagaaagtcaaaagaattttatttttaaaaaaataataataaattagaggGGTGGCTGCTTGAAAGGCACCCCCACCTTagggagaaattttgaaattcttggGTGTGTGGTTGTTATAAACGCAAATTTTGAGTTCCAAATTTTTCAAAAGTCACTAATTAGTGTCTTTTGAACAATAACACACTGTTCAAATGGCACGACCTGTCAAACGTAAGTAGTGACGCATGAATACTAATACTATTCAAACGCCGCATTTCACTCGTGAATAGTAAACTATTCAAACATCGCATTTCGCTCGTGAATTAGTAACACTATTGAAACGTCACATTTCAAAGTGTAAATATTGATGCGTGAATAGTAACACGATTCAAATATCTCCTTTTCATAAATGCCGCATTTTAGTGacatatttcaaaaattcacTAATTGGgctcccttttttttatttatttttggtaatcGAAAGGGATAAAAATTTGCCACAAACTCATCTTATAAAATGAATGCCACTTTATTAAATAAGTTTATATGAATTTGCGACAAACCAGTTTGTAACAAATTTttgcccaagaaaaaaaataaaaaaaaaaagaggacaaCAAGAGACTCAAAATGCATTATTgtatttttggactttttaattgcattattaaattcaataatgcATTTCGAGTGTATGGTCCTacgaaagaaaaaattgagccAAGGAACGCATGGGATGCCCTTTTCATACTTTTTTCCACCCCTACTATCCGGTCCATCCTTAAAACACGTTGGTGACTCAAGGATGAAGTCTTAAGTACTCTCACATCCTAATTCGGATAATGATAGCAAaatcaaaatgttattttgttacGTGAATGCTTTTACATACACATAATATGATAGATTATTAGGTTTTGACGAAACCTAGACCCTTTAGATTCGTTGAAGGAAacctaaaacattttcaaacataaagtttgaattaattttctaGTTACCTTTATTAATTCATAATATAATGACCTTTAAATAGATaaattattacaatattttctagggctgaatcatcagctcttattggaatataaactaAAGCTaagtcatcaagactcttacatggaaataaataaagacgatatcaaataaaaataaacacaataaaatattctacggtatcatatattttaatatattagactattaataattattctgCATAAAACTCAATTCTCATAACAtagttttatattatttatttattaatataatattgatGGATCCAAACTTTTGAGCTTAAGGTGATGTTTCATGCCTATTCTCATGGGTTACAACTTACGTAACCTAGAAGGATTTTTTTGGGGCCGgctaacattaataaaaataaaaaataaaaataaaaaactctaattctttttgtttgtttttatactACAATGTAATGTGTTTCAAtcaacctttatatatatatattttaaaatgataatcCAAAAGTTTGTTGGAATTAAAACATCACTATTATGAGCAGGGATGGAATGAAGGGGAGGCTGGTATATATAGGTGATGGCCACCCTCAAttcttgaggaaaaaaaaaagtttaggtcaaattttcgtttttaagtCTTTGGCCCTTACTCAagctagaaaaaataaaaattggcccctacctacaatttttttggccctatcTGTAAATATTTTTGGCCTTGCCTAGTAAAAATTTTGGCTCCACccactaaatttttttggccctacTGCTCCTacccaaaaaatcttttgagCTATActcattaaaacctaaaaactgATTACttattctcaaatttttttgcCCTTACCCATTAAAAACTGTAGTAACCTTATTTTTTGCCTTTGGCTGGTtttgggagtggttcggccactcccgacttgcaaaatgggggtggtctAAACTACCCTGtttggccaaaaccaccccaaggCTGTTGGGGTGGCTTAGCCACCGAAACCACGCCATGCTAAAACCACTTGGTTTTTTTGGAAGATTATTTACCTacttgggatttttttttttttttttttttttgggttgttccTTCCACTATTGttttttaatgctactttttggatttgatttcgATTATTTAATGACGTAAGGTGCTGCTACCTTATGTTTTAAGTCTCATTTACCTCCTGGTATTGCATGTCTTTGTCTTCGCATAAACAATGTTTGTGAAtgcattaataattaaaaataataatgttagaaattatattttatcccACAATATTAATAGGTCAGTTTCAAACaacattttgtcttttttttttcttatacaaataATTGATCAAAGAGTTAGTTAGGACTAAGACATCAATATTAATGTAAGATAGTTGTACGATAAAAATGTGATTCCAACCAACATACacttggataattttttttaacaatgactaatttaatGGTTGGTTGGGACTAACACTtggagcctgtttgggattgcatttgcgaaatagaacttttaagtcaaaaaaagctttttggcaaaagcttcatttttaaccttttttcaaaagtgtttttttggctatttttaggcttattagacccttaaaagcgcgtttaatttttttaccaaacatgtatttttttttcttcaaacggacattttaagtgttaaaagtacattttgatcctttaaacgcaatttcaaataggCCCTTAACTATTTAGGGTTGGCGGGTTCAAGTGTCGGGTTTGTATCAACTCAGTTAACCTGTCAACACGTTTATGTCAACCCGAACCCAacacgtttattaaacgggtcataaACGTTTATGACCCGAACCTgtttaacctaaaccctaaacataaaACTATGTGTCAAGGTTAAATTGTCAGCCTTACTTAACATTGTGAGATAGTTgtatgataaaaatgtaatttctaaccTTACTTATTGAAAAATCTTGTTGAGATATGTCTTACTCATTcattacatttaaaaaagaaaaaaaaaagaaatcataattGATTTCATGACTCATCTGAATGTAGTTTCaaaattgagaatatatatatgtatataaaacaATCACGTTCGCACGAGTCACTATCGCTTGAGAAACTATTGGACAAAGTGCGAGCAATAATTCTACACCTATCTCTCTCAAGCGATGGTTAAGTTAGAGTTGAGCAGAGTTTCAGTCAATTAAACTCTCCAAGAAGTCATGTGCTGATTGGTCTACACCAACATAAGTACAAACATGTTTAAGTCACACATGGCCCCGGGTGACTAAATTATTGGTCTGTCAAAATATCTTGTAAGAAACACAAATGCTATGTACTCTCACTTTCATACTTTAGGTGGTGCATAATTGAAGTTATAAcatccatttcaaaatttttggtaatatttttgtagaaaaaattatacttaattctcttaaatttttattattttgtcagAAATTCAAAAATCTTCAATTTAGTGTTATACTTAATtctcttgaatttttattattttgtcagAAATTCAAAAAccctcaatttagtgtatcgaaaTCTTAACAGATAAataccaaaattactaaaataccctcctatttgttttttttgttttttttaaattgcaaggATTCAATCATTTCTCTGAATTTAACAGAGTTTTACAGagttttgcaatatatatatatatattccgtaCGTATACGTGTGTGTTGAATTTCCGGAAATGAAAATGCAGCTTCAAACCCGTCTATATAAGAAGATGGTGCTGGAGCGAGATGTACGTGCAAGAAGCTCTGCAACAAAGATATCATCATCAATTAATGGATATCGTTCATAGCCAGGGAGCAACTGAGCTGTTTGAAGTTCAGTCTCACTTGTACAAACACATATTCAGCTTCATAGATTCCATGTCACTCAATTGCGCCATTCAGCTAGCCATACCcgacataatccacacccatgCCCGACCCATCACTCTTCCACAGTTGGCCTCCAAGCTTCACATTCACCCCAAAAAAACCAGCTGCCTCCACCGGCTCATGCGCTTGTTGGTGCACTCCGGCTTCTTCACTAAGACAaaacttcatcatcatcatcaaaatcatccagaagatgatgaagaaaaagaagaagaagaagaaggctatGGTCTCACACCTTCCTCTAGGCTCGTCGTCAAAGATAATGTCACCAGCCTGTCACCATTTGTTAAAGCAATGCTGGATCCTGTCCTGGTGAGCCCCTGGCATGTCTTGGGAGATTGGCTTCGGGGGGGGAGTACTCAGGAGCTGACGCCCTTTGAGAAAACGCATGGGATGAGCATATCGAATTACTTAAACCAAAACACAGAGTACGGCTGCGTTTTCAATGAAGCCATGGCCAGTGATTCCCAGCTTATGAGCTTCCTCGTTGACGACTACAAGCCCATCTTTGAAGGCTTGGGCTCGTTGGTTGACGTTGGAGGGGGTACCGGGACAGTGGCGAGGATCATTTCTCAGGCGTTCCCTCACGTGAAATGCACGGTGTTTGACCTTCCACACGTCGTTGCCAACCTGCCGGAGACTACCAACTTGAAATATGTTGGTGGTGATATGTTTCAGTCTATTCCTTATGCAGATGCCCTTCTCTTTAAGGTTTGCAAATATATTTCCGCATCTCGAAATGCTTCGTTTCGTTTACCCTAATCATCATGTTTCAGCACTTttgtaattgtatttttaaggtttaaaagGTTTCAAAATCGGATTTCGATGTTTTATTAGTATGCAATATATGTCACTCTTGTCGTTAAAATTTATACACTACAAGAAAAATGGTCTTTATCGACCAAACTTTTAGTAGCGACTCCAAAGTCGCCATTAATAAGGGGTCATTAGCGGGAACTTccaagtcgccgctaatagtggacgctaaaTACCCGCTAATAAGATTCAATTAGCAGCAACTttaagtcgccgctattgagtggACAACAGCGGCAGCTCTCAAAGTTGCCGTTGATGAGGGGTCAATATTGACAACCTTTATAAAACTATATAGTTAAATAAAACTATTAATAGGCAAAATGTCTTTTATaccttaataaaaatataaagttgttctaattaaattatatatatatatatatataacagctTGACTCACAACTAGCCGTGAGTCAACCGATCATTATTTTGAGCAATTTGGCATCTTCCGTTAAGATTTAACCCTAAACTCTAATGGTAGATGTGACATTGCAAAGTTTTAAAGCATGTCAACTTGACAttgtaactttttaaactttataagAGTATGATTACAGAAGTACCGAAAGATCATGGGGTAAGTCAAATTTCCTCCTAATTTTATTTGGAAAGAGTACTAGTGTTCATTTTGGCCATTAATATTGGTCAAAACATGAATCTTTCTACCTTGTCCGCTGGATTTTGGTATTTATGTCTTTAACCACAGTTATGTGTCTATCTGTCGTAAGAATTTTGCAAACTTCCATAgtaacatgatatatatatatgtgtgtgtgtgtaatatTTGGCAGTGGATTTTGCATGATTGGAGCGATGAGGAATGTGTGAACATTCTGAAGAGATGCAAAGAGGCGATTACAAGCAAAGGTAAGGGAGGAAAGGTAATAATCATAGACGTGGTGATAAATGAGGATAAGGATGAAGATGATATTACTAAAACAAAGCTCTTCTTTGACACACTCATGATGGTTGTCAACACtggaaaagagagggagaagaatGAATGGGAGAAGCTCTTCTTCGATGCTGGCTTCACCCGCTACAATATAGTTGCCTCCTATGGGATGAAATCCGTTATTGAGCTTCATCCttaagattaaaataattaactacaatatatatatatatatataattaatcttaaaattcatgtgtgtatatatatatatatatatatatatatatacatgaattttaagattaattataattaagctTAATGTATCTTGCTTCTTAattaaagttgttttttttaaggttgTTTCAGTGTATTTAAATGCACAGGTGGCTGAAAGTGG
Coding sequences within it:
- the LOC132172122 gene encoding trans-resveratrol di-O-methyltransferase-like translates to MYVQEALQQRYHHQLMDIVHSQGATELFEVQSHLYKHIFSFIDSMSLNCAIQLAIPDIIHTHARPITLPQLASKLHIHPKKTSCLHRLMRLLVHSGFFTKTKLHHHHQNHPEDDEEKEEEEEGYGLTPSSRLVVKDNVTSLSPFVKAMLDPVLVSPWHVLGDWLRGGSTQELTPFEKTHGMSISNYLNQNTEYGCVFNEAMASDSQLMSFLVDDYKPIFEGLGSLVDVGGGTGTVARIISQAFPHVKCTVFDLPHVVANLPETTNLKYVGGDMFQSIPYADALLFKWILHDWSDEECVNILKRCKEAITSKGKGGKVIIIDVVINEDKDEDDITKTKLFFDTLMMVVNTGKEREKNEWEKLFFDAGFTRYNIVASYGMKSVIELHP